A stretch of Aedes aegypti strain LVP_AGWG chromosome 2, AaegL5.0 Primary Assembly, whole genome shotgun sequence DNA encodes these proteins:
- the LOC5570529 gene encoding protein ST7 homolog, producing MWDSSVFLSTLTPKFYVALTGTSSLISGLILIFEWWYFRKYGTSFIEQVSINHISPWIGGGETTSESVTSNTTPTTQNMPECKVWRNPLNLLRGAEYQRFYWATQKEPLTFYDMNLSAQDHQTFFTCEGDAGKAEYEIMQTAWRERNPVVRIKAANNAIELNANCAPAYILLAEEEATTILEAERILRTALKVAEANYKKSQAVQHQGPIMEGIFRRDTNVLIYIKRRLAMCARKLGKLKEAVKMFRDLTKEIPPIMNVLNIHENLLEALLEMQAYADCQAVLAKYDDISLPKSATICYTAALLKARVVAEKFSPDIASKRGLTAAEMSAVEAIHRAVEFNPHVPKYLLEMKQLILPPEHILKRGDSEALAYAFFHLQHWKNVEGALNLLHCTWEGTFRMLPYPLERGHLFYPYPTCTECADRELLPAFHEVSVYPKKELPFFILFTAGLCSITALLALLTHQYPESMGIFASTTLNWFSLPFHFVKERLETIWPCNLLQHLSRI from the exons ATGTGGGACTCATCCGTGTTTCTCAGTACGT TAACACCGAAGTTCTACGTGGCTCTCACCGGCACTTCCAGCTTGATATCCGGCCTGATACTGATTTTTGAATGGTGGTATTTTCGCAAGTATGGAACATCTTTCATCG AGCAAGTGTCCATCAATCATATCAGCCCATGGATCGGCGGCGGGGAGACCACATCGGAAAGTGTTACCAGCAACACGACGCCCACCACGCAGAACATGCCGGAATGTAAGGTTTGGCGCAATCCGTTGAACCTGCTGCGGGGTGCCGAGTATCAGCGGTTTTATTGGGCCACGCAGAAGGAACCGCTCACGTTCTACGATATGAATCTGTCGGCGCAGGATCATCAGACTTTCTTCACTTGTGAAG gAGACGCCGGCAAGGCGGAATATGAAATAATGCAGACGGCGTGGCGCGAGCGCAATCCGGTCGTCCGAATCAAAGCCGCCAACAATGCCATCGAACTCAATGCGAACTGCGCCCCAGCGTACATTTTGTTGGCCGAAGAGGAAGCAACCACTATCCTGGAAGCGGAACGAATACTTCGAACGGCTTTGAAGGTGGCGGAAGCGAATTATAAGAAATCTCAAGCCGTTCAGCATCAAGGCCCCATCATGGAGGGAATCTTCCGAAGGGACACCAACGTACTGATTTATATTAAGAGGCGTCTAGCCATGTGTGCCAGAAAGCTGGGGAAGTTAAAAGAGGCGGTCAAAATGTTCCGTGATCTCACAAAGGAAATTCCGCCAATCATGAATGTGCTCAACATTCATGAGAACCTACTGGAGGCGTTGCTGGAAATGCAAGCTTATGCAGACTGCCAAGCAGTGCTGGCCAAATATGACGACATCTCACTGCCGAAATCAGCGACGATTTGCTATACGGCAGCTTTGCTAAAAGCTCGAGTCGTTGCTGAGAAATTTTCACCCGACATAGCTTCCAAACGGGGTCTAACTGCCGCTGAAATGAGTGCCGTGGAAGCCATTCACCGGGCGGTAGAGTTCAATCCTCATGTACCCAAATACTTGCTGGAGATGAAGCAACTGATTCTACCTCCAGAGCACATCCTAAAACGTGGCGATTCGGAAGCACTGGCGTACGCATTCTTCCATCTGCAGCACTGGAAAAACGTCGAAGGGGCACTCAATCTGCTGCACTGCACCTGGGAGGGAACCTTCCGTATGCTTCCATATCCGCTGGAACGTGGCCACCTTTTCTACCCGTATCCAACCTGCACGGAGTGTGCCGATCGCGAACTCCTGCCCGCATTTCACGAAGTGTCCGTCTATCCTAAAAAGGAACTGCCCTTCTTCATACTTTTCACGGCCGGTCTCTGCTCGATAACGGCCCTTTTGGCACTGCTCACCCACCAGTACCCGGAGTCTATGGGAATCTTTGCCAGCACCACTCTGAACTGGTTCTCCTTGCCGTTTCACTTCGTCAAAGAACGCCTGGAGACGATTTGGCCGTGCAACCTTCTGCAGCATTTATCGCGGATTTAA